Part of the Salinigranum rubrum genome is shown below.
TGGCGACGACCAACACCAGGAGTTGGACGAGCGGATTGCCGGACGCGAGGCCGAACTGGAGCACGGTCGAAGCGAGGTCCATACGCACCTCTCACCCATCGGCGGCATAAGCTTGGGGAGCTTTCGACAGTCGATATCGAGCGCACGGAGTCCACCCGCTCGTGCTCCGGTGTACCACGTAAGAGAGACGCAGATACCGGGCGCGGGAGATCGGTTCGTTGTCACCTTCGATGACGACCGCCAGCTGACGATCATCATCCGCAACGAGGGGGAGCGACAGGTGAGATGGCGGTCGGAGGCCGATGCGAACAGCGAGTTGCTCTTCGAACTGAGTGAGCGGGAAGCCAGGCGGTTGGCGGAGATATTCGACGGCAGTTATTTCGAGTCCGTCGACACCGACCTCGAGAACGCACTTGAGGACGCGGATATCGAGTGGGTCGAAGTCGACGACGAGGCGCCGGTGGTCGGCCAGACACTCCGTGAGAGCGGGATCCGGACCCGGACGGGCGTGTCGGTGATCGCGGTTCAACGGAGTGACCGCACGCACTCCAACCCCGATTCCTCGTTCAGGATCGAGGCCGGGGACGTCCTCGTCGTCGTCGGCTCGAAGGCCGAACACGAGGCGTTCGAAGCGTTCCTGAGCTAATTGAGGAGGCACCGAAACTAACGCTCCACGATCACTCGCCGAATGTGTTGTTCGACACTGTGACGGTCGCTTCACTCGCAGGGTGCAGCGCCACCCAACGGTTGACTCGACGAATGTTTCCGAGCCTCCGGTCCTTCCGTTTCACAGCAGTTCCCAGCACACTTTGATTCGCTGGCGTTGACGTCAGTTGCCAATGCAGGTTTAGTGCGTGTATAGCGGGGTCGTTACAGATTAATAGGGTACCAACCAGCGAGGGAGGTGCCTTAGGAGTAATCGGCGCTATTGGAGAGCCGATTGTGATTCTCGTATTAGGCTGGCAGCTTCATCAGTCATCTGACTGATGTACTCGCAACCCCACCGGTCAGTTGTTTCATAACCAAAAACATGAAACGAACAGCGTTCGCGTGGTGTACTTACTCTCTGTATCGGTCACAGCACTCCTGACAGAGGGCGAGTATTTTGGTGAGGACGTTGCTGCATACACGGCGCGAATGCAGCACGAGAGGTCGTTATTCCAGGACGTGTTCGGAGCGGTCGGGAAAAGCGAAGGCATTACCGAAGACGTGATTCCATCTCCAATCCTCTGTGAATGCCCACGCGCCCACATTCGGAATATGGTTATCGACACGCGATGTCTTTCTTGAATCATGAACCCGATATTCTTCGAATCTCGCAACGAGTTCCGCACCTGGTTGGAAGAGCACCACGACACGGCCGAGGAGCTATGGGTCGGTTACTACAAAGTCGACGCCGAGCGATCCGGTATCGGCTACGGCGAGTCGGTCGAGGAAGCGCTCTGCTTCGGGTGGGTCGACGGCCTGATCAAGGGCATCGACGACGAGACGTACACGCGTCGCTTCACGCCCAGGAGACCCGACAGCAAGTGGTCCAAGGCGAACAAGGAGCGGGTCGAAGCGATGATCGAGGTGGGGAAGATGACCCGGGCCGGGATGGAACTCGTCGAAGCGGCGAAGGAGTCGGGAGAGTGGGCGGATGCCTATCGACTCGCCGACGACCACGAGATCCCGGCCGAACTCGAGGCGGCGCTACGTGAGAACGAGACTGCCTGGGAGAACTTCCAGAACTTCTCGAACACTGACCAGCACGCGTTCATCGCGGCCGTCGAGGAGGCAAAGACGGACGAGACAAAGCAAAAGCGCATCGAACGAACGGTTGGCCTTGCGGCGCAAGACCTTCGAGCATACGACGAGAACAACAAGCGGCGGCTGTAATGTGGCCTCGGTAGAGGCAACCAGCCCCGAAGAAATCTCCGTTTCTCGTAAGACAGTGGAGACCCGGCACACGTCACCTGCTGATTAAGAATCAGCAACCTTTGCGAATCGGTGCAGAATCGCGTGACTGCGAGGAGGTGACCTACTTGAGAATGAGTGGAAAAATTATGGGTTGGGGCGGATTCGAACCGCCGGCCTGCTCCGTGTGAAGGAGCCGTCATAACCGGGCTAGACCACCAACCCGCGCACCCATCGGTATCCGGGCGCGAGACTTAAGGGTTACTTACTCCGCCGGGGGCCGGCCGCGGTACTGGTCGATGCGCTCGCGGGCCTTCCGCACCGGTTCGGTATCGACCCTCTCGAACTCGGTCTTCACGCGGTCCAGTCGCGTCCGAGGTTCGTCCTCGTCTTCTTCCCACCCGAACCGCTCCCGTGCGGCCGCTTCGAGCGGTGCCAGTTCCTCTTCCAGCCCGATGCGGAGGTGGTCGACGGCTCGACCCAGGTAGTACCACGCGTCCTCGAAGTGCTTGTTCATATCTGCCCTTACGTAGGCAACAGATATGAGTATTGTGGGGCGTTCACGGAGTGTGACT
Proteins encoded:
- a CDS encoding YdeI/OmpD-associated family protein, yielding MNPIFFESRNEFRTWLEEHHDTAEELWVGYYKVDAERSGIGYGESVEEALCFGWVDGLIKGIDDETYTRRFTPRRPDSKWSKANKERVEAMIEVGKMTRAGMELVEAAKESGEWADAYRLADDHEIPAELEAALRENETAWENFQNFSNTDQHAFIAAVEEAKTDETKQKRIERTVGLAAQDLRAYDENNKRRL
- a CDS encoding DUF7553 family protein — translated: MNKHFEDAWYYLGRAVDHLRIGLEEELAPLEAAARERFGWEEDEDEPRTRLDRVKTEFERVDTEPVRKARERIDQYRGRPPAE
- a CDS encoding cation:proton antiporter regulatory subunit; this translates as MYHVRETQIPGAGDRFVVTFDDDRQLTIIIRNEGERQVRWRSEADANSELLFELSEREARRLAEIFDGSYFESVDTDLENALEDADIEWVEVDDEAPVVGQTLRESGIRTRTGVSVIAVQRSDRTHSNPDSSFRIEAGDVLVVVGSKAEHEAFEAFLS